The region TGCTAGACCCTGTCTGCTAGGTGCCCCCTCTCTCTGACTTGACTTGCACATTAAACTGTCTCTTCACGTTTTGACCGCATTACAAAAAGTCAGGATTTGTTTGTATTCAGGGTTGGTTTGTATTAAAATCTTGATTTATTTACAGAGGAATGTTTCTGGAATTCCTGACTGTGAAAGCATTTGGTTAGTGGGAATTGGAATTAAGTTAATTGGAATTATCATTGTTCATGTGGTCAAAAGACTGAATCCTTATTCTAAGTAGAATTCTATTTACAAAAGGCTGagcttaaaaacaaaacaaaaacaacaaaaacctcAACAAATAACTCACCATGTATCCAAACTCAATCTTGGAGAGCCTAGCTTGAATAATTGACCATACACCCCACAAGAAATGTGAGGCAAGGGCATACCTGTGTACATTAATAGAAGTATAAGTGTGACAGCATGACATATACCATCACCATAATCAGTGCATCTATAGtaaattccattttaaaacaagaAGGGAGTGGAAAGAACAGCAGGGGTGTTTATAGATTTATCAGACAGTGCCAAAATCGAATACATACCTGTTTGCTTCAACAATCATCTCCTCCTCAACCTTCGCCCGGTCTTCAAGTGCAGTATCTTCACTCTCTACCAGGTAGTGTCTGATGAAGTGCAGCTAAAAGTCAAACAGAAAGACCATGTTCAGAGGAATGTTGAGACAGACACCTCAGGGTGGTATGATTCACTCAAAGGGCTGAGCTTCTTCCCAGATCAATGATGTTTAGTAAACGCTCATTAGTACAGACACTAATGTCAAGAGATCCCAATACATATCATGTTTCATATCATGCAAAGCAGTATGGACAGTTTCTAGGTTTCCGTCAATGTTCCGTCAATTGTTAAGCACATTTTGgcatactgaataaaaaaataacttgatataaacagaaaatgtcacACAGAATTACCAAGTTTTGCATAAAGGTTTGTATGCTCACTTGAGGTGGATAGTTTTTTTgtgcataaaaaaaaagaaaaaaagtcatgacTTGTCAATGTGTTTCAATTTTGCCCGGTCATAACGAAACATAACAGAAGGCAGCTGGTACCAGTGTACTGATAAAAAATAACCTAATCTaatcaaagaaaaagaaaaccaatGGTGGTAACAGACAATAGAAACAAAATTTCTTAAGTAGCTCTGTGTTCTGTTTCTATGATCAAAATAGCAAAGAGAAAATGCTCAACATTAAAgatttcagtaacactttacttgaccAGTAacaacatgacactgttatattactgaataCAATCTGCATCAGAATGAATCTTGTGttaaatgttatgtagcagagtTCCAGTAAAGCGCTTCCCAAATTTTTTTGTAAACCTGTTCCATATTTCTCAGAAGTGCTGCTAACAGATGTAACAGATGTCAGGGACCAGATGAACGGTTTAATGATTGCTATATCACTTGCCTCCATTAGATGGCATTATTATTCATAGAGAGGATACTACATGAACGTCACTGCTTTTGCAAATCATTCACAGTAATATGAACCTCAGTGAAAATcagtgatttatttttaattcagttACATATTTAGCACACAAATTTGCAACTATAGAAATGCCTAATGCTGTTGCATTGATCTTGAATTCTTATTCACAAGCAGCATCTCATCTGTTTATCATTCTGAGTCATctttacagaacctttttcacTCATGATGTACTGCCGAATTACAGTGACATGCAAAATGCACTGCTGAATTAGAATGACATGCATTATGCCAAAACAGCTAACCCTAAAATTAGTTTTGAGTAATCTCAAAAAATTAGGacacaaattaaaatgatttttggaAATGATTGCTGTGCTGACGATGCCAGTGACTCACCTGCTGTTGCCTGTTTGGGTAGTTGTCCAGATTTGCCTTAAAAAAGGGCCACTGGTCATGAGTGTAGTCATACACCCACTCACAGAAATGATTCCCAAAGTCAAACCCCCTGTATGAATCATAAATAGGTAGTGTTAGAGTCAAAGGGTCAAATGCTTGAAGGGTATGTCTGGTTGCAATGCGTTTAATAATATATTGCACACATTTTGCTCCTCTAGTTAATTTCACCTGTAATTGTAGCTGCTGTACTCAAAGTCTATGAGCATCAGCTTATCAGATGAATTCCGATCTCTGCCATCCAACATCAAGATATTCCCTAAAGGAATGAGACCACACCCAGTGCTTGAGCAGTCATGTATGAAACAACTTCGCTTTATAAATGAGGGCTGTTGTCAGAGGCTGATATGTTTTTTGAACACATGGTGCTGATGTATGATATTAAATACAACCCTGAGCATCAAGTACACCCATCATAtagcacacacttaaaaaagatagttcttcaagggttctttagtaaagagaatggttctacatagaaccataaacagaaGACTCCTTTGCATGTTTAAGGGGGTTCTTTGAATCATGAaagcttcttcagattgattaaaaatgtgttacaacgagttctatatagcaccaaaaaggagttttctattgttactatgtcaagcttggaacaatacaagaaccctttttggtgctatacagaaccatctacagcacattctccactgATGTGCTTAtgtgttttaactttttttcaaTTAGAGAAATAATCACTTGTCGTACTGTCGTTTTGTATTTCATAACAACATgcaatttaaatattataaacaatgcaccaaaaggattttttttatttttttatctgcatgcattaatatttcatgtgttttgGGAATAACAAGATCACTTTCTATCAAGTTATCTTTCTCGAGATTTGATCTCCACTTCTGAAACATGACACATTCTGGATATCAACATTATTATAACTTAATTCTCAATGTGCTGCAGGTTTTTCAGTCAGAATggtctacagctctgttcatcattctagaAACATCCAACATTGTCTTTCCCTGATTATCGGTTTCCTACAAATGATCTGAAGATGCATATGACTAGCATGTTACAATAATTTTATACATTAATTTGCAACCAAATGAGATTAATTTTACCTAAAACACTGACTTATCTTTTCAATGGTACTACAAACACTCTTGTACTTAGTATGTGTATGTGGGCGCTAGTGAATGTGAGAGGGACACTCACCTTCCTGTACATCATTGTGACAGAACACCACGGGTGACGGAGTTGCTGCCAGCAGTGCTCtaaaattagagagagagagagagagagagagagagagagagagagagagagagagagagagagagagagagagagagagagagagagagagagagagagagaaagagagaaagagagagaaagagagagagagagagagagagagagagagagaggcacaatGTGTCATATTATTGCTGCCATAGATGCATTTGCATTATTTTGTCTTatgtaattttaaattaatactcACTTACAGTTCAATTCAATCccccttatttttattttttcaatgtcaTTTGCTACAAAATTGTAATAAAATTGCTTTACATTAtcttatattaaaaacaaagaatgtTTTATGCCTTCTCCTGTACTTTTGCCATTTTGGtgatattgttgctgtccacaAAAAAAGTATGTTACACGATTAACAGATTTTAGTACTCCACTTTCAGGACTGTCAACCCAGCTGTCATGACGTTGCGCTTGGTTTAGTGCTCAAGACAGTGGAAAACCAGAATACTCACAATGCTGAAGCAGAAGCCTAGATAAAAAGCAGTTATGTTTTCTGAAATTCCAAAATATTTCAGAAAATCGTGAGAAACCACACAGGTAGAGGGTATGCAACTGTTTACAACAATGAGTTTTTAAAGATCTTTGGAGAGATGTGGAGTTTTGCCAGTGACCTTTTCTAAATGATCAAAGATTCTTTGAAATTTCAAAGGTTCCAAGGTGACACTAAACGCTAGGAGAGATACTCTCGGGCATATGTTGTGTGAACCTAGAAGCACCATACTGCCTTTCAGGGTAAGGCTTATATAGCCATGTGTACATGCAAGTGATTGACTGAGAAGGCTGAGCATGTGCAGAATGCACGTGTGTGCACATACAAGCCCTGGTCTTTCGCATTCATAGACCTTGAACTAAATTGTTGCGTAAACTAGATGATAAGATCACTTATCATAATCTGTCTATCACACTGTGCCACACAAGTTATCTAATGTACTCAGAATGCTGTTTAAACCTCAAACCAGTTcagtcttttaatgttattaagcCAGAAGGCTCAGCAAAGCTGGAATCTGGATTACTGCTAATACATTGCTCAAAAATTGTATTCATTGGCAGAGGTGTCTGGATACTAGACAGTAGCAATGGTTTTGCAAatcaatgaaaaaaatcaatcacaaaaaagaaaagcactCAAACTCATTGTTATCATAAGGAAAGTAATGCAATAACTGTTAGCTATTCActacatttccttttctcaccTTAGACTTGCTAGCTCAGCGGGAAGGTCATACTTCATCAGCTTCTTGAACTTCTTGATGTGAGCTTCACGTACAAatttaatattcattatttGTTCCATGTACCTGAAGAGTAGGAGGACAGAAATAGCCTTTTCACATTCTGTTCCAGGCCAGGGCACCATTACAAACATGTAGCATGCTAAAGATAGTGAAGTAAGAAAAGTACAGCCAATGATCAATGctttcataaataaaatcactagACATGGTCCAAAGTTTTATCTGTagaatgcagtgtttaaaagccTGCTACTGTAGCGTGCTACTTTCATGACATAAAAGCAAACTTTATTAATTTGTGCAAAGCTTTTTACCTGTCGATAGTTCCAAACAGCCATCTAGGCTCCTTATTGAAGGGCATGACCATACGGTGGAATCGTGCCATCTTACAGGCTATTTCAGCTGAAATGGCTGGATCCTGCAGGTGCTCTGTATGCAAGCGCTTACTCTGGACCACAGACATGAACTAGAGTTAATACTCAGATAAGATTAGTCTAGAAAATCCCtcttatacattttatatattcaaCCACATCATGCTTTTACATTAGGTTTACATTAGGAACTTTAAGCAACAACGGCTGTAGTGATGGCTAAGGCAGCTGGGAAAACACCTGTAGAGTTCTATACATGCAAATATAAATTTGACAGCCTGTTTCTACTACAGTAGACACACCAGTTTGCTGTAGTCGCTAAAAGATGAAGtctaaatgaattaatttactgtttttcttGTGTGACAAAATATAACTATATTTACATTAGATCAGGTGAGTAGGCTAAACgttacatttatttcctgttGCTATAGCTGTCCCTCTAGCTGTCAATGCCTAAAGTCCCTTTAGTGATATACAGAGTTATGTATATTAATGAGATGTATAGCTTCTTTAAAGGTAAAGAAGCATGTGTTCCCTGTTCTTTGTGCAAGAGCAGACTCACAGGAAGATACTGCTCCAAACGGCCCTCTGGGAAGATGCCGTAGAGACGAGGACCCAGCTCTCGCTCTGCTAAAATGGCAAACATCACACTCTCTGAGACCAATGAGTCCactccctacacacacacacacacatacacacacacacacacacacaccaaacaggcATGACATTGTATCTGTCACAAAGCTCTACATCCAGAAGTACAGTGTAAAGTTACCTGCAAAATGGCCCCATAGATGCGGAGCAGCACGCGTGAAGGCTCAACCCCAACCGGCTGAACGTGATCAGGCAAGCTGCACTTGTAGAGCAGATTGCTGAGTCCTCCACTgtcaacacacaaaacacaggaacccATATTGAGCATGCATTTTTGTCACGGCGACTGAAGCAAGGCAACCAATTGAAATGCTGTTATCCTTAGAAAAGTTTGCTATAAACAGCACAAGCAGTCATTTAGGCCCTGATCCACCACAGGATccaatatttattttctatttagggttttttttttttttatgtttcctCATGTTAACCAAGATACTGATACAAATCTATCTTATAAAGACATCACTGATGATTATGTGCttccaaaaaaaagaagaaagaaagcacaTCAAGAAATGATGCACATGCACATTAAACACACGCGGTAACTTTtgcattttctcatttattaatgcctttatttattctataaatatattagatattagatTTCTCCAGATGTAGTTAGTGTTTTCTGGATGCTGATAAACGGTCTTAAGTCTTAAACACAAGTAAGATAATAACTAAAAATAACATCTTTAATCCATGCCATGTTCCAAGGCCCTGTGTAACTCCAGACCCCCTAAATCTTTCTGGGTGTTCCCTTCCACCCTTTTGTTCCCACCTCACGATGCTGATCTGAAAGTCCGCCTCTGAGATGCTCTTCCACGAACCGGACAGGAAGTCTCGGCACCAGGCGTAGGCTCGACCCTTGGTCTCCTGGTCTACCTCCCCGGTACGTCCATCACGGTACGACTCCGCTTCTGAGTCCTCGTCCCCGTTAGCCCCGCGGAGAGCCGCTACTCTCAGATTCTCCTCCTCGGCTACTCTCTCCACCCCGTCTGTACCCAGAGGACCCCTAACGTGCACAGCTCCATCATGGCCCGGGGCGCTTTCAGCAAACCTGTGGCCCGCCTGCATGGCGTCTTTCCCGGCTAAAGTCCTCTCAAAAAACCGGGACGAGGCTCCGCTCGCTGGATTTCGACCTGGAAGTGCGACACGAGTCCAGAGTCGACTAGAGCGGAAACAACAGGGAGGCACAGTCCGCCCGGCACACAGGACGAGCTGACGGCGGATTATGAGTAAAGAGTCGGCCACTCGCCGCATGACACGTTCATAACGCACTTTCCTCGGTTCTGCCACGCAGGACGCCGCTCTTCCTCCGGTTCGCAAAAAAGCACTATTTACACACCCAAAACTGCCATTATGGCAAATCCCCCCTCACTCGTTTCCGCGTTGCGTGGTCGTCAGCCGTTGTCATGTCATCAgattttgactgtaaataacAGAcacgcagctcagccaatcacaacacgCGCACGATGACGTTGCTGAGCATATTGGTGATTCATTGGATACGAAAGATGGGGAAGCTCCGCCTCTTAATACCAAAGTTGATGATTGGTCTGTTGGGACTGCAGCTAATGGTTTGTGGGGAAGCtgcttattaaaataaaaatcaaattatTCAATCCAGTTATTTAATTACCGATTCCAGTTCATCTAGACTGGGTCTAGGTAGAGGTAGAGGAGCACTTACATCTTCAGTTTGAAAAAGttatagaaaatagaaaatttaGGTTtgataattaatataataacactaatactaatattactaataatcatattattgctgttattattagtattaaaaAGGATCGAACATAAAAACTCATTGGTGTAaatgaaaattattttataGCATCTCAATGCGCTTTGTGCTTTATAAAAAatacaagataaaataaaagattttcatttttttttaattgtgcgTTTTAATATGGAAGTGTTTttcttctgggttttttttttgtttgttttataggtttttaatttatgtttgtAATGCGTTTTGTAATTTTGCCTCTTAAGTCATGTTTAGTGTTTAAGGATCTGTGACTGTGAGATTCTACGT is a window of Pygocentrus nattereri isolate fPygNat1 chromosome 7, fPygNat1.pri, whole genome shotgun sequence DNA encoding:
- the chkb gene encoding choline/ethanolamine kinase → MRRVADSLLIIRRQLVLCAGRTVPPCCFRSSRLWTRVALPGRNPASGASSRFFERTLAGKDAMQAGHRFAESAPGHDGAVHVRGPLGTDGVERVAEEENLRVAALRGANGDEDSEAESYRDGRTGEVDQETKGRAYAWCRDFLSGSWKSISEADFQISIVSGGLSNLLYKCSLPDHVQPVGVEPSRVLLRIYGAILQGVDSLVSESVMFAILAERELGPRLYGIFPEGRLEQYLPSKRLHTEHLQDPAISAEIACKMARFHRMVMPFNKEPRWLFGTIDRYMEQIMNIKFVREAHIKKFKKLMKYDLPAELASLRALLAATPSPVVFCHNDVQEGNILMLDGRDRNSSDKLMLIDFEYSSYNYRGFDFGNHFCEWVYDYTHDQWPFFKANLDNYPNRQQQLHFIRHYLVESEDTALEDRAKVEEEMIVEANRYALASHFLWGVWSIIQARLSKIEFGYMDYAQHRFDSYFKQKKLFA